The Kineosporia sp. NBRC 101731 genome has a window encoding:
- a CDS encoding ubiquitin-like protein Pup produces MAGQEQQRPTRRDDEPADDAAPAAPPAGGAAQTTDADVDAILDEIDDVLESNAEEFVKGFVQKGGQ; encoded by the coding sequence ATGGCCGGTCAGGAACAGCAGCGCCCGACCCGACGCGACGACGAGCCCGCCGACGACGCCGCCCCCGCGGCGCCGCCCGCGGGTGGTGCGGCCCAGACCACGGACGCCGACGTGGACGCGATCCTCGACGAGATCGACGACGTCCTGGAGAGCAACGCCGAGGAGTTCGTCAAGGGATTCGTACAGAAGGGCGGCCAGTGA
- the prcB gene encoding proteasome subunit beta, translating to MTADPFREGRLPEAFFAPGNSSFTDFLAAHAEHLLPGRNLPAGAVMPELPHSTTIVAATFDGGVVMGGDRRATMGNYIAHREMEKVYPADDYSAVGISGTVGPAIEMVRLFQVELEHYEKIEGTLMSLEGKANRLATMLRGNLPLAMQGLAVVPLYAGYDLDRNVGRIFSYDVSGARYEEHGYHSTGSGSLFAKGSLKKRWRPGLTADETVGVVLESLQDAADDDSATGGSDVGRRIYPVLVVVTAQGYRRLSQDETEAAFQAVVARNAEGGSAR from the coding sequence GTGACTGCCGATCCCTTCCGTGAAGGGCGGTTGCCGGAGGCGTTCTTCGCTCCGGGCAACTCCTCGTTCACGGACTTCCTCGCCGCCCACGCCGAACACCTCCTGCCCGGGCGAAATCTGCCCGCCGGAGCCGTCATGCCGGAACTGCCGCACTCGACCACGATCGTTGCCGCCACGTTCGACGGCGGAGTGGTCATGGGTGGCGACCGGCGCGCCACGATGGGCAATTACATCGCCCACCGCGAGATGGAGAAGGTCTACCCGGCCGACGACTACTCGGCCGTCGGCATCTCCGGAACGGTCGGGCCCGCCATCGAGATGGTGCGCCTGTTCCAGGTCGAACTGGAGCACTACGAGAAGATCGAGGGCACCCTGATGTCCCTCGAGGGCAAGGCCAACCGCCTGGCCACCATGCTGCGGGGCAACCTGCCGCTGGCCATGCAGGGCCTGGCCGTGGTGCCGCTCTACGCCGGCTATGACCTAGACCGCAACGTCGGGCGCATCTTCTCCTACGACGTCAGCGGTGCCCGCTACGAGGAACACGGCTACCACAGCACCGGTTCCGGTTCGCTGTTCGCGAAGGGCTCGCTGAAGAAACGCTGGCGTCCCGGGCTGACCGCCGACGAGACGGTCGGCGTGGTGCTGGAATCGCTGCAGGACGCGGCGGACGACGACTCGGCCACCGGTGGTTCCGACGTCGGCCGGCGCATCTACCCGGTGCTCGTCGTGGTGACGGCCCAGGGTTACCGGCGGCTTTCGCAGGACGAGACCGAGGCCGCGTTCCAGGCCGTCGTCGCGCGTAACGCCGAGGGAGGGAGCGCCCGATGA
- the prcA gene encoding proteasome subunit alpha translates to MSMPFYVPPEQQMKDRADYARRNIARGRPVIVLAYDNGIAFVAENASRSLHKISEIYDRMAFGAAGRYNEFENLRVAGVRYADLRGYSYDRSDVTARGLANAYAQILGNVFTQDSKPMEVELAVAEVGATPEQDQIYRLTYDGSVADEQGFVVMGGQADTISSGMQERWRPGLTLSAALTLAVEMLGRDSTNGADRALTPDRLEVAVLDRARPRRAFRRLGGQLLEALLAPDDPTTDVPSSDDSRPGAHDTLTGEQAPASPVNPVPQVGDPVSTEPDQEPGHPGNDAGGAGE, encoded by the coding sequence ATGAGCATGCCGTTCTACGTCCCGCCCGAGCAGCAGATGAAAGACCGGGCCGACTACGCCCGGCGCAACATCGCCCGTGGCCGGCCGGTCATCGTCCTCGCCTACGACAACGGCATCGCCTTCGTCGCCGAGAACGCCTCGCGCTCGCTGCACAAGATCAGCGAGATCTACGACCGGATGGCCTTCGGCGCCGCCGGCCGTTACAACGAGTTCGAGAACCTGCGCGTGGCCGGGGTCCGGTACGCCGACCTGCGCGGATACTCCTACGACCGCAGCGATGTCACGGCCCGGGGCCTGGCCAACGCGTACGCCCAGATCCTGGGCAATGTGTTCACCCAGGACTCCAAGCCGATGGAGGTCGAGCTCGCGGTCGCCGAGGTCGGCGCGACCCCCGAGCAGGACCAGATCTACCGGCTCACCTACGACGGATCCGTCGCCGACGAGCAGGGTTTCGTGGTGATGGGCGGTCAGGCCGACACCATCTCCTCGGGCATGCAGGAGCGCTGGCGACCCGGTCTGACGTTGTCGGCGGCGCTGACCCTGGCCGTCGAGATGCTCGGGCGCGACAGCACCAACGGGGCCGACCGGGCCCTCACCCCCGATCGTCTCGAGGTCGCGGTGCTGGACCGGGCCCGGCCCCGGCGGGCCTTCCGCCGGCTCGGCGGGCAGCTGCTCGAGGCGCTGCTCGCCCCCGACGACCCGACCACCGACGTGCCGAGCAGCGACGACTCGCGGCCCGGGGCGCACGACACGCTGACGGGGGAGCAGGCGCCGGCGAGCCCGGTGAACCCCGTACCGCAGGTGGGTGACCCGGTTTCGACCGAGCCCGACCAGGAGCCCGGCCACCCCGGGAACGACGCAGGGGGCGCAGGAGAATGA
- the pafA gene encoding Pup--protein ligase, whose translation MDRRIFGLETEYGVTCAFEGQRKLSPDEVARYLFRKVVSWGRSSNVFLRNGARLYLDVGSHPEYATPECDDIRRLVVHDRAGERILEGLQVDAERRLHEEGIQGDVFLFKNNTDSAGNSYGCHENYLVSRHGEFGRMSDILIPFLVTRQILVGAGKVLQTPRGAVYCLSQRADHIWEGVSSATTRSRPIINTRDEPHSDAERYRRLHVIVGDSNMSETTTMLKVGATDLVLRMIEAGVVLRDHTLENPIRAIREISHDLTGRRKVRLANGREATALEIQEEYLARAKEFVESRGLQTDNVKRVLDLWERGLRAIGTGDLSLVDRELDWVIKHRLIERYRAKHNLPLSSPRIARIDLAYHDIHRDRGLHYLLMKKGLVERVGADIEVFEATSVPPQTTRAKLRGDFVRRAQERRRDFTVDWVHLKLNDQAQRTVLCKDPFRSVDERVERLIQSM comes from the coding sequence ATGGACCGCCGAATCTTCGGGCTGGAGACGGAATACGGGGTCACGTGCGCCTTCGAGGGGCAGCGCAAGCTGTCGCCCGACGAGGTGGCGCGGTACCTCTTCCGCAAGGTCGTCTCATGGGGCCGTTCCAGTAACGTCTTTCTCCGCAACGGTGCCCGGCTGTACCTCGATGTCGGTTCGCACCCCGAGTACGCCACCCCCGAGTGCGACGACATCCGCCGGCTGGTCGTTCACGACCGGGCCGGTGAGCGCATCCTCGAAGGTCTGCAGGTCGACGCCGAGCGCAGACTGCACGAGGAGGGAATCCAGGGCGATGTCTTCCTCTTCAAGAACAACACCGACTCGGCCGGGAACTCCTACGGCTGTCACGAGAACTACCTGGTCTCGCGGCACGGCGAGTTCGGCCGGATGTCCGACATCCTGATCCCGTTCCTCGTCACCCGGCAGATCCTGGTCGGGGCCGGCAAAGTGCTGCAGACGCCGCGCGGTGCGGTGTACTGCCTGTCCCAGCGGGCCGACCACATCTGGGAGGGCGTCTCCAGCGCCACCACCCGGTCGCGTCCCATCATCAACACCCGCGACGAACCGCACTCCGACGCCGAGCGGTACCGGCGCCTGCACGTCATCGTCGGTGACTCGAACATGTCCGAGACCACCACGATGCTCAAGGTCGGCGCCACCGACCTGGTGCTGCGGATGATCGAGGCCGGTGTGGTGCTGCGCGACCACACTCTGGAGAACCCGATCCGGGCCATCCGGGAGATCAGTCACGACCTGACCGGTCGGCGCAAGGTCCGCCTCGCCAACGGCCGCGAGGCCACGGCCCTGGAGATCCAGGAGGAGTACCTGGCCCGGGCGAAGGAGTTCGTCGAGAGCCGCGGACTCCAGACCGACAACGTGAAGCGGGTTCTCGACCTCTGGGAGCGTGGTCTGCGGGCCATCGGTACCGGCGACCTGTCCCTGGTGGACCGGGAGCTGGACTGGGTGATCAAGCACCGGCTGATCGAGCGGTACCGGGCGAAGCACAACCTGCCGTTGTCCTCGCCCCGCATCGCCCGGATCGACCTGGCGTACCACGACATCCACCGCGACCGGGGGCTGCACTACCTGCTCATGAAAAAGGGCCTGGTGGAACGGGTCGGGGCCGACATCGAGGTGTTCGAGGCCACGTCCGTGCCGCCGCAGACCACCCGGGCGAAACTGCGCGGCGACTTCGTGCGGCGGGCCCAGGAACGCCGTCGCGACTTCACGGTGGACTGGGTGCACCTGAAGCTCAATGACCAGGCGCAGCGCACAGTTCTGTGCAAAGACCCGTTCCGTTCCGTCGACGAGCGCGTGGAGCGACTGATCCAGAGCATGTGA
- a CDS encoding FKBP-type peptidyl-prolyl cis-trans isomerase: protein MLSRKALLRAGAVLVAAAAVVSGCSSASSGSAGKAASSTTTDIEAIKVTGKVGDTPKVDVPTPFSTEKTTRKILTAGDGAKVTAGQRVSIDYLGINGADGKQFDSNYDGDTSAFTLDAGQVIKGMVTGLVGAPIGSRVLITIPPADGYGTQGVSAAGIGPTDTLIFVVDIEDAADVLKRATGKKIAAKKGLPTVKLDKTGAPTITLPDGKASDSLVVQPLIEGTGAKVAKGQTITVQYTGVVWPGGKVFDSSWAKGSPASFEIGAGRVISGWDKGLVGKKVGSQVLLVIPPDEGYGAEGQSDAGIKGTDTLVFVVDILDTTG from the coding sequence GTGCTCTCACGCAAAGCCCTGTTGCGCGCCGGCGCGGTTCTCGTAGCCGCCGCGGCCGTGGTCTCCGGCTGCTCCAGCGCTTCCTCCGGGAGTGCGGGGAAAGCCGCGTCCAGTACGACGACTGACATCGAAGCGATCAAGGTCACCGGCAAGGTCGGTGACACCCCCAAGGTCGACGTGCCCACGCCGTTCTCGACCGAGAAGACCACCCGCAAGATCCTCACCGCCGGTGACGGTGCGAAGGTCACGGCGGGCCAGCGTGTCTCCATCGACTACCTGGGCATCAACGGTGCCGACGGCAAGCAGTTCGACAGCAACTACGACGGTGACACCTCGGCGTTCACGCTGGACGCCGGCCAGGTCATCAAGGGCATGGTCACCGGCCTCGTGGGTGCGCCCATCGGCTCCCGCGTCCTGATCACGATCCCTCCGGCTGACGGCTACGGCACCCAGGGTGTCTCCGCTGCGGGCATCGGACCGACGGACACGCTGATCTTCGTGGTCGACATCGAAGACGCCGCCGACGTGCTGAAGCGGGCCACCGGCAAGAAGATCGCGGCCAAGAAGGGCCTGCCCACGGTCAAGCTCGACAAGACCGGCGCCCCGACCATCACCCTGCCCGACGGCAAGGCTTCCGACTCCCTCGTCGTGCAGCCCCTCATCGAGGGCACCGGCGCGAAGGTGGCCAAGGGGCAGACCATCACCGTGCAGTACACCGGCGTGGTCTGGCCCGGCGGCAAGGTCTTCGACTCGTCCTGGGCCAAGGGTTCCCCGGCCAGCTTCGAGATCGGCGCCGGCCGCGTCATCTCCGGCTGGGACAAGGGTCTGGTCGGCAAGAAGGTCGGCAGCCAGGTCCTGCTCGTCATCCCACCCGACGAGGGCTACGGCGCCGAGGGTCAGTCGGACGCCGGCATCAAGGGCACCGACACCCTGGTCTTCGTCGTCGACATCCTCGACACCACCGGCTGA
- a CDS encoding FKBP-type peptidyl-prolyl cis-trans isomerase, which produces MSAELKRPEIEFPEGTPPTTLTITDEVVGEGAEAVAGNTVTAHYVGVAFSSGEEFDASWNRGEALKFRLGVGQVIAGWDQGIAGMRVGGRRRLVIPPDLAYGARGAGGAIGPNETLIFVVDLVDAR; this is translated from the coding sequence ATGAGTGCTGAGCTCAAGCGCCCCGAGATCGAGTTCCCCGAGGGAACCCCGCCCACCACGCTCACGATCACGGACGAGGTCGTCGGTGAGGGTGCGGAGGCCGTGGCCGGCAACACCGTCACCGCGCACTACGTGGGCGTGGCGTTCTCCAGCGGTGAGGAGTTCGACGCCTCCTGGAACCGGGGCGAGGCGCTGAAGTTCCGCCTCGGCGTCGGTCAGGTCATCGCGGGCTGGGACCAGGGCATCGCCGGCATGCGCGTCGGTGGCCGTCGTCGCCTGGTCATCCCGCCGGACCTGGCCTACGGCGCCCGCGGCGCCGGTGGCGCCATCGGCCCGAACGAGACCCTGATCTTCGTCGTGGACCTCGTCGACGCCCGCTGA
- a CDS encoding FKBP-type peptidyl-prolyl cis-trans isomerase, protein MTIRGWVRRWNQDEGWGVIESPDVTGGAAWTHWSVVQMAGYRELTVGEHVLFEWEPFDQDGYGARATLVLRLGAQDAPVAEPERSGAFASSMRLDIDSPVTADSSLTGLRLPTMTVANDGSPQITSPGGEPPAALIVWPLIRGTGAQIRAQQVIAVHYTGVIWRDGKVFDSSWDEPARVEFQIGAGQVMRGLDEGLVGQQVGSRILLVIPPDLASGASGVGDLIGPHETLIYVVDLLDAR, encoded by the coding sequence ATGACGATCCGTGGGTGGGTGCGCCGTTGGAACCAGGACGAGGGCTGGGGCGTGATCGAGTCTCCGGACGTCACGGGTGGTGCCGCGTGGACGCACTGGAGCGTGGTGCAGATGGCGGGATACCGCGAGTTGACGGTGGGGGAGCATGTGCTGTTCGAGTGGGAACCGTTCGATCAGGATGGTTATGGTGCTCGTGCGACCCTCGTCCTGCGGCTCGGGGCGCAGGATGCTCCGGTTGCCGAACCGGAGCGCTCTGGGGCGTTCGCCAGTTCGATGCGGCTCGACATCGACAGCCCGGTCACGGCCGATTCGTCACTGACAGGTCTTCGGCTACCCACCATGACCGTGGCCAACGACGGTTCGCCGCAGATCACGTCGCCGGGCGGTGAACCGCCAGCGGCTCTGATCGTCTGGCCCCTGATCAGGGGAACCGGAGCGCAGATCCGTGCGCAGCAGGTCATCGCCGTGCACTACACCGGCGTGATCTGGCGGGACGGCAAGGTGTTCGACTCCTCGTGGGACGAGCCGGCCCGGGTCGAATTCCAGATCGGTGCCGGTCAGGTGATGCGCGGCTTGGACGAGGGTCTGGTCGGGCAGCAGGTGGGTAGCCGGATTCTGCTGGTGATTCCGCCGGACCTGGCCTCTGGCGCCAGCGGCGTCGGCGACCTCATCGGCCCACACGAGACCCTGATCTACGTCGTCGATCTGCTGGATGCCCGCTGA
- a CDS encoding DUF3866 family protein, whose translation MIVWREGRVTSERREWDGAVEYEAVVEGRTIRALAYPSLVGRPVEGQRVLLNVTALERGLGTGGYALVAALLDTLPPDPEPGPGHLVKARYTPLQAMVLGVDEQESPFHSVLADADDLLGLPVIVADLHSSLPAILAGLRQAAPQARVAYVMTDGGALPAWFSRTIAGLREADWLDTCITVGQAFGGDLEAVSVHSGLLAAKHVAQVDVAVVSQGPGNLGTGTRWGFSGVQAGEVLNAAAVLNGRGVATLRISGADARERHRGVSHHSLTAYGRVALAAADVVVPDFGSLLEDVSGLASVDGNPASAQGDNAPIPLPDLAALVEAQVAPLFAPTGRHREVRVPVDGLLEALGESPVGLSTMGRNLAADPAAFLAAAAAGRHAAHLVRQAPAH comes from the coding sequence GTGATTGTGTGGCGAGAGGGTCGAGTCACGTCCGAACGACGCGAATGGGACGGGGCGGTCGAGTACGAGGCCGTCGTGGAGGGGCGCACGATCCGCGCCCTGGCCTACCCGTCGCTCGTCGGGCGGCCGGTCGAGGGGCAGCGGGTACTGCTCAACGTGACCGCACTGGAGCGCGGTCTGGGCACCGGGGGCTACGCGCTGGTCGCCGCGCTCCTCGACACCCTCCCACCCGATCCGGAGCCCGGTCCCGGCCACCTGGTGAAGGCCCGCTACACGCCCCTGCAGGCGATGGTGCTCGGGGTGGACGAGCAGGAGTCCCCCTTCCATTCCGTCCTGGCCGACGCCGACGACCTGCTGGGCCTGCCCGTGATCGTCGCCGACCTGCACAGTTCACTGCCCGCGATCCTCGCCGGGCTGCGTCAGGCCGCGCCCCAGGCCCGCGTCGCCTACGTGATGACCGACGGCGGAGCCCTGCCCGCCTGGTTCTCCCGCACGATCGCCGGCCTACGTGAGGCCGACTGGCTGGACACCTGCATCACCGTGGGCCAGGCGTTCGGTGGCGATCTGGAGGCCGTCAGTGTGCACTCCGGCCTGCTCGCGGCCAAGCACGTGGCCCAGGTCGATGTGGCCGTTGTCAGCCAGGGCCCGGGCAACCTCGGCACCGGGACCCGCTGGGGGTTCTCCGGCGTCCAGGCCGGCGAGGTGCTGAACGCCGCCGCCGTCCTCAATGGGCGCGGCGTCGCCACCCTGCGCATCTCCGGCGCAGACGCCCGCGAACGTCACCGCGGCGTCTCCCACCACAGCCTGACCGCCTACGGCCGGGTCGCGCTCGCGGCAGCCGATGTCGTCGTCCCCGACTTCGGTTCCTTGCTTGAGGACGTGTCTGGGCTCGCCTCGGTGGATGGCAACCCCGCATCAGCCCAGGGTGACAACGCCCCCATCCCCCTGCCCGACCTGGCCGCACTGGTCGAGGCCCAGGTGGCCCCCCTCTTCGCCCCGACCGGTCGCCACCGCGAGGTCCGGGTCCCGGTGGATGGTCTTCTCGAGGCCCTCGGGGAGAGTCCGGTGGGACTTTCGACGATGGGCCGCAACCTGGCCGCCGACCCCGCCGCCTTCCTGGCCGCAGCAGCCGCCGGTCGTCACGCCGCACACCTGGTGCGCCAAGCCCCAGCGCACTGA
- a CDS encoding WYL domain-containing protein, which yields MSSRRTERLLNLVICLAATRRWLTKEQIRSAVPQYADGDTAEAFDRMFERDKEDLRDLGIPVVTGTDERWFDDEPGYRIDRDDYALPPIELDAQELAVVGLASRVWQQAGLAGPAARALTKLTALGVDTDDAGAGLEPRIRTPEPAFGPLYAATRDRQAVTFSYRKPNGDLAVREVEPWAVASRNGRWYLIGNDRGRGAARVFRLSRIESDVKRRGRAGAYGVPESLDAQSMIGKHVPPVDDRVATVLLRTGRGAGLRRQVVACAPSAQRPGWDELQIRIGDAGMLAQSLAGLGPDAIALEPADLRGEVVRRLKGALATQAELVAPDVTITPEETIDVVPHP from the coding sequence GTGTCCTCGCGGCGTACCGAGCGGCTGCTCAATCTGGTCATCTGCCTTGCGGCCACCCGGAGGTGGCTGACGAAGGAGCAGATCCGCTCTGCCGTGCCGCAGTACGCCGACGGCGACACCGCCGAGGCCTTCGACCGGATGTTCGAGCGCGACAAGGAAGACCTGCGCGATCTCGGGATTCCGGTGGTCACCGGTACCGATGAGCGCTGGTTCGACGACGAGCCGGGCTACCGCATCGACCGCGACGACTACGCGCTGCCGCCGATCGAGCTGGATGCGCAGGAGCTCGCCGTGGTCGGGCTGGCCAGCCGGGTCTGGCAGCAGGCCGGTCTGGCGGGGCCGGCGGCGCGGGCCCTGACCAAACTGACCGCGCTGGGCGTGGACACCGACGACGCGGGCGCCGGGCTGGAACCGCGCATCCGCACCCCCGAACCGGCCTTCGGCCCGCTCTACGCGGCCACGCGCGACCGGCAGGCGGTGACCTTCTCCTACCGCAAGCCGAACGGCGACCTGGCGGTGCGGGAGGTGGAGCCGTGGGCGGTGGCCAGCCGTAACGGTCGCTGGTACCTGATCGGCAACGATCGCGGCCGGGGCGCGGCCCGGGTGTTCCGGCTCTCGCGCATCGAGAGCGACGTGAAGCGCCGCGGCCGGGCCGGTGCCTATGGGGTCCCGGAGAGTCTCGATGCGCAGTCGATGATCGGCAAGCACGTTCCTCCGGTGGACGACCGGGTCGCCACCGTGCTGTTGCGCACCGGTCGCGGTGCGGGGCTGCGCCGTCAGGTGGTGGCCTGCGCCCCGTCCGCGCAGCGGCCGGGATGGGACGAGCTGCAGATCAGAATTGGGGACGCGGGAATGCTCGCGCAGTCACTGGCCGGCCTCGGGCCGGACGCGATCGCCCTGGAACCGGCCGATCTGCGCGGTGAGGTCGTCCGGCGGCTCAAGGGTGCCCTGGCCACCCAGGCAGAGCTGGTGGCCCCGGACGTGACGATCACTCCGGAAGAGACGATTGACGTGGTGCCCCACCCATGA
- a CDS encoding WYL domain-containing protein, producing MSAVAATARLSRLLTMVPWLLNRPGVELGEAARNFKITEQQLVKDLELLFVCGTPGHMPDDLIAAEWDSGRIYLANADAIARPLRLDQDEAIALIAGLRTLSDLQEPGERRAVDSALVKLSAAAQDAVQAASRLDIDLTPGQSGVEQALGTAREALRRHRRLRLQYLVPARDEITERDVDPMQVTSIDGRWYLEAWCHRAEGVRLFRFDRVAGLRVLDVDGTPPGDAVSRAVDEQLFTPSPDDLMVTLEVEPRGRWVAEYYPVEETQELPGGRMRVVMRVASPDWIPRLVLRLGGAGRVVEPAGLARQVVDTATQALAAYGAHGAAMSPVQHEPSR from the coding sequence ATGAGCGCTGTCGCAGCGACCGCCCGCCTGTCCCGTCTGCTCACGATGGTGCCCTGGCTGCTCAACCGGCCCGGCGTCGAGCTCGGCGAGGCCGCCCGGAACTTCAAGATCACCGAGCAGCAGCTGGTGAAGGATCTGGAGCTGCTGTTCGTCTGCGGTACGCCCGGGCACATGCCGGACGACCTGATCGCCGCCGAGTGGGACAGCGGCCGGATCTACCTGGCCAACGCTGACGCCATCGCCCGGCCGTTGCGCCTGGACCAGGACGAGGCGATCGCGCTGATCGCTGGTCTGCGCACGCTGTCCGACCTCCAGGAGCCCGGTGAGCGCCGGGCCGTCGACTCCGCGCTGGTGAAGCTGTCGGCCGCCGCGCAGGACGCCGTCCAGGCGGCGAGCCGTCTCGACATCGACCTGACCCCCGGGCAGAGCGGTGTGGAGCAGGCCCTGGGTACGGCCCGCGAGGCTCTGCGGCGCCACCGGCGGCTGCGACTGCAGTACCTGGTGCCCGCGCGCGACGAGATCACCGAGCGGGACGTGGACCCGATGCAGGTCACGAGCATCGACGGGCGCTGGTACCTGGAGGCCTGGTGCCACCGGGCCGAGGGGGTGCGGCTGTTCCGCTTCGACCGGGTGGCCGGGCTGCGCGTGCTCGACGTGGACGGCACCCCGCCCGGCGACGCCGTCTCCCGGGCCGTGGACGAGCAGCTCTTCACCCCGTCCCCGGACGACCTGATGGTGACCCTGGAGGTCGAGCCGCGCGGCCGCTGGGTGGCCGAGTACTACCCGGTCGAGGAGACGCAGGAACTGCCCGGCGGCCGGATGCGCGTGGTCATGCGGGTTGCCTCGCCCGACTGGATCCCGCGTCTGGTGCTGCGCCTGGGAGGTGCCGGGCGGGTGGTCGAGCCTGCCGGTCTGGCCCGGCAGGTCGTCGACACGGCCACGCAGGCCCTGGCCGCCTACGGTGCCCACGGCGCCGCGATGTCACCGGTGCAGCACGAGCCCTCACGCTGA
- the tatA gene encoding Sec-independent protein translocase subunit TatA translates to MGFLKEPSHIIIIVLVVVILFGSRRLPDAARGLGRSMRIFKSEIKQMQDDDKDTSARRREDDPRTAPVYEEPIEGRVMTPQQQREQAGYQSRNDI, encoded by the coding sequence ATGGGCTTTCTGAAAGAGCCTTCGCACATCATCATCATCGTCCTCGTGGTGGTGATCCTTTTCGGCAGCCGGCGTCTTCCCGACGCTGCGCGCGGTCTCGGCCGGTCCATGCGCATCTTCAAGTCTGAGATCAAGCAGATGCAGGACGACGACAAGGACACGTCGGCCCGTCGCCGTGAAGACGACCCCCGCACGGCTCCCGTGTACGAAGAGCCGATCGAAGGCCGTGTGATGACGCCGCAGCAGCAGCGTGAGCAGGCCGGCTACCAGAGCCGCAACGACATCTGA
- the tatC gene encoding twin-arginine translocase subunit TatC → MALREHLAELRRRLVISVVAIIVGAGVGWWLYEPIMNAVIIDPLNDASAHGQKVTLTYRAIADAFNIKVKVAVYTGIVFSSPVWLYEVWAFITPGLTKKERRTSLWFVAFAVPLFLSGVWLAILVLPKAVAFGAEFALEGSLNQPDAGTVITFASRLIIAMGVAFLTPLFLVGLNMMGLVSGRNMGKHWRLAVFVAFLFAAIVSPSPDATQMIIMALPLVGLYTISVFVSLFNDRRRARKRSDDPIFGLGDDESSPLGADDDPIRDGAPISDDTPIDKPERLDRT, encoded by the coding sequence ATGGCCCTGCGGGAACACCTGGCAGAGCTACGCCGCCGGCTGGTGATCAGCGTCGTCGCGATCATCGTCGGGGCGGGCGTCGGGTGGTGGCTGTACGAGCCGATCATGAACGCGGTGATCATCGACCCGCTGAACGATGCATCGGCACACGGCCAGAAGGTCACGCTGACCTACCGCGCCATCGCCGACGCGTTCAACATCAAGGTCAAGGTCGCGGTCTACACCGGCATCGTGTTCTCCAGCCCGGTGTGGCTGTACGAGGTCTGGGCGTTCATCACCCCCGGCCTGACCAAGAAGGAACGCCGCACCTCGCTGTGGTTCGTCGCGTTCGCCGTGCCGCTGTTCCTCTCCGGCGTCTGGCTGGCGATCCTGGTGCTCCCCAAGGCCGTGGCCTTCGGTGCGGAGTTCGCCCTCGAGGGCTCGCTCAACCAGCCTGACGCCGGCACGGTCATCACCTTTGCCAGCCGTCTCATCATCGCGATGGGCGTGGCCTTCCTCACCCCGCTGTTCCTCGTCGGGCTCAACATGATGGGCCTGGTCAGCGGCCGGAACATGGGCAAGCACTGGCGCCTGGCCGTGTTCGTCGCGTTCTTGTTCGCCGCGATCGTCTCGCCCTCGCCCGACGCCACGCAGATGATCATCATGGCGCTGCCGCTGGTCGGTCTCTACACGATCTCGGTCTTCGTCTCCCTGTTCAACGACCGGCGCCGGGCCCGCAAACGCTCCGACGACCCGATCTTCGGCCTGGGCGACGACGAGTCGAGCCCGCTGGGCGCTGACGACGACCCGATCCGCGACGGCGCCCCGATCAGTGACGACACACCGATCGACAAACCGGAACGGCTCGACCGCACCTGA